In Streptomyces nojiriensis, one genomic interval encodes:
- a CDS encoding enoyl-CoA hydratase/isomerase family protein, producing MTGITEDEVLHRIENGVAWITLNRPEAMNAVTWDQRERVIALLAEASADPAVRAVVVTATGKGFCAGADLRGGPAGGGERVAGDVARLIRLGAQRLITAVLDCEKPVLAAVNGTAAGIGAHLALACDLVIAAEPARFIEVFVRRGLVPDGGGAYLLPRLVGPQKAKELMFFGDAVPAAEAERLGLVNRVVPAAELEATAREWAERLAQGPTRALAMTKQLVNASLDGDRAASLAAEATAQEINMTTADANEGVASFVERRTPKYLGR from the coding sequence ATGACCGGCATCACGGAGGACGAAGTCCTCCACCGCATCGAGAACGGCGTCGCCTGGATCACCCTCAACCGCCCCGAGGCGATGAACGCCGTCACCTGGGACCAGCGCGAGCGCGTCATCGCGCTGCTCGCCGAGGCATCCGCCGATCCGGCCGTGCGGGCCGTCGTCGTCACCGCCACCGGCAAGGGCTTCTGCGCGGGCGCCGACCTGCGCGGCGGCCCCGCCGGCGGCGGGGAACGCGTCGCCGGCGATGTCGCCCGGCTGATCCGCCTCGGCGCGCAGCGCCTGATCACCGCCGTGCTCGACTGCGAGAAGCCCGTCCTCGCCGCCGTCAACGGCACGGCCGCCGGTATCGGCGCCCACCTCGCCCTCGCCTGCGACCTCGTGATCGCCGCCGAACCGGCCCGCTTCATCGAGGTGTTCGTCCGCCGCGGCCTGGTCCCCGACGGCGGGGGCGCGTATCTGCTGCCCCGGCTCGTCGGCCCGCAGAAGGCCAAGGAGCTGATGTTCTTCGGCGATGCCGTCCCGGCCGCCGAGGCCGAACGCCTGGGTCTGGTCAACCGGGTGGTTCCGGCCGCGGAGTTGGAGGCGACGGCCCGTGAATGGGCCGAGCGGCTCGCCCAGGGGCCCACCCGGGCACTGGCCATGACCAAGCAGCTGGTCAATGCCTCCCTGGACGGTGACCGGGCGGCCTCGCTCGCCGCCGAGGCCACCGCTCAGGAGATCAACATGACCACCGCCGACGCGAACGAGGGCGTGGCGAGCTTCGTGGAGCGCCGCACGCCCAAGTACCTCGGCCGCTGA
- a CDS encoding VOC family protein, whose amino-acid sequence MLGTDFTTGSPNWLDLGSPDTEAAAAFYSAVLGWEFVSAGPEAGGYGFFQVDGKTVAALGPLTEEGATSAWMQHFMTPDIQATATAVTAGGGTVRMEPMDVMGEGWLAQFTDPQGAEFACWQPGKTAGLQLTSADNTLVWTELHVADPVADIAFYTGVFGWRSAEMPAPGMMYRVLSTADGDQQDASFGGVAPFLGEGGDDQARWVPYFASTDVDATVAAAKANGGSVLMPATDLPDVGRIAWLADPAGAVFALLKPDPRM is encoded by the coding sequence ATGCTCGGCACCGACTTCACCACCGGATCACCCAACTGGCTCGACCTCGGCAGCCCCGACACCGAGGCGGCCGCCGCGTTCTACAGCGCCGTCCTCGGCTGGGAGTTCGTCTCCGCCGGGCCCGAGGCGGGCGGGTACGGGTTCTTCCAGGTGGACGGCAAGACCGTCGCCGCGCTCGGGCCGCTCACCGAGGAGGGGGCCACCTCCGCCTGGATGCAGCACTTCATGACCCCCGACATCCAGGCCACTGCGACGGCCGTCACCGCCGGCGGCGGCACGGTCCGGATGGAGCCCATGGACGTCATGGGGGAGGGCTGGCTGGCCCAGTTCACCGACCCGCAGGGCGCCGAGTTCGCCTGCTGGCAGCCCGGGAAGACCGCCGGGCTCCAGCTGACCTCCGCCGACAACACGCTCGTGTGGACGGAGCTCCACGTGGCCGATCCCGTCGCCGACATCGCCTTCTACACCGGGGTGTTCGGCTGGCGCAGCGCCGAGATGCCCGCGCCCGGAATGATGTACCGGGTGCTGAGCACCGCCGACGGAGACCAGCAGGACGCCTCCTTCGGCGGGGTCGCCCCCTTCCTGGGCGAGGGCGGGGACGACCAGGCGCGCTGGGTGCCGTACTTCGCATCGACGGACGTCGACGCCACCGTCGCGGCGGCCAAGGCGAACGGCGGATCGGTGCTCATGCCGGCCACCGACCTGCCCGACGTCGGCCGGATCGCCTGGCTGGCCGACCCGGCCGGAGCGGTGTTCGCGCTGCTCAAGCCCGACCCGCGGATGTAG
- a CDS encoding acetate--CoA ligase family protein: protein MLGSTHGTLTTDFRARVEACGESPRTAVHSSAAPSADDAVPLDVSGRPLHADVPDLDRFFRPESVAVIGASDTEGRPNTGITRQLIAWAERVGARIHPVHPTRPAVFGLTCHASVADLPEQVDLAVLLVADPLPVIEELAATKVKFAVAFASGFAETGDAGAAAQERLGAAVRGSGLRLLGPNTNLNAFEKFREDLDGPAIALITQSGHQGRPVYTLQELGIRLSHWAPTGNEADLETSDFISYFAEQPEVGAIACYVEGLKDGRSFLLAADHAARNGVPVVAVKVGRTETGARMAASHTGKLTGADTVVDAAMRQFGVIRVDGLDELQDTAALLARARKPKADGVVVYSISGGTGAHFSDLATEAGLTLPTLSQAKQDELHQWIPGYLNVANPVDNGGHPVGDWRGRKIIDAILADPEVGVLICPITGPFPPMSDKLAQDLVDAAEQSDKLICVIWGSPVGTEDAYRTTLLGSSRVATFRTFGNCITAVRAYLGHHRFTAGYRSPFEDAPRTPSPSYRKAQALMRPSQQLSEHAAKQLLRAYGIRVPREQLVTSAAAAVRAAGLVGYPVVMKASGPQLGHKTELGLVKIGLTSASQIRDAYRELTDIARYENVPLDGILVCQMVERGVEMVVGVTQDDLFGPTVTVGLGGVLVEVLHDAAVRVPPFGEDQARAMLRELRGHALLEGVRGAPPADVDALVEVVLRIQRMALELGDELSELDINPLMVLPRGQGAVALDALAICR from the coding sequence ATGCTTGGATCTACTCACGGCACCCTCACCACCGACTTCCGCGCACGTGTCGAGGCCTGCGGGGAGTCTCCCAGGACCGCCGTCCACTCGTCGGCGGCCCCCTCCGCCGACGACGCGGTCCCCCTGGACGTCAGCGGCCGACCGCTGCACGCCGACGTCCCCGACCTGGACCGGTTCTTCCGGCCCGAATCCGTGGCCGTCATCGGCGCCTCCGACACGGAAGGCCGGCCGAACACCGGCATCACCCGCCAGCTCATCGCCTGGGCGGAGCGCGTCGGCGCACGGATCCACCCCGTGCACCCCACCCGCCCCGCCGTCTTCGGGCTGACCTGCCACGCCTCCGTGGCCGACCTGCCCGAACAGGTGGACCTCGCCGTCCTCCTCGTCGCCGACCCGCTCCCCGTCATCGAGGAACTGGCCGCGACCAAGGTCAAGTTCGCGGTCGCCTTCGCCTCCGGCTTCGCCGAGACCGGCGACGCGGGCGCCGCCGCCCAGGAGCGGCTCGGCGCCGCCGTCCGGGGCTCCGGCCTGCGCCTGCTGGGCCCGAACACCAACCTCAACGCCTTCGAGAAGTTCCGCGAGGACCTCGACGGCCCGGCGATCGCCCTGATCACCCAGTCCGGCCACCAGGGCCGGCCCGTCTACACCCTGCAGGAGCTGGGCATCCGCCTCTCCCACTGGGCGCCCACCGGCAACGAGGCGGACCTGGAGACCTCCGACTTCATCTCCTACTTCGCCGAGCAGCCCGAGGTCGGGGCCATCGCCTGCTACGTGGAGGGCCTCAAGGACGGCCGGTCCTTCCTGCTCGCCGCCGACCACGCCGCGCGCAACGGCGTCCCCGTCGTCGCCGTCAAGGTCGGCCGCACCGAGACCGGCGCCCGCATGGCCGCCTCCCACACCGGGAAGCTGACCGGCGCCGACACCGTCGTGGACGCCGCCATGCGCCAGTTCGGCGTCATCCGCGTCGACGGCCTCGACGAGCTCCAGGACACCGCCGCGCTGCTCGCCCGGGCCCGCAAGCCCAAGGCGGACGGGGTCGTCGTGTACTCCATCTCCGGCGGCACCGGGGCCCACTTCTCCGACCTGGCCACGGAAGCGGGCCTGACCCTGCCCACCCTCTCGCAGGCCAAGCAGGACGAACTCCACCAGTGGATCCCCGGGTACCTGAACGTCGCCAACCCCGTCGACAACGGCGGCCACCCCGTCGGCGACTGGCGCGGCCGCAAGATCATCGACGCGATCCTCGCCGACCCCGAGGTGGGCGTCCTGATCTGCCCGATCACCGGCCCCTTCCCGCCCATGAGCGACAAACTCGCCCAGGACCTGGTGGACGCCGCCGAGCAGAGCGACAAGCTGATCTGCGTGATCTGGGGCTCCCCCGTCGGCACCGAGGACGCCTACCGCACCACCCTCCTCGGCTCCTCCCGCGTGGCCACCTTCCGTACCTTCGGCAACTGCATCACCGCCGTACGCGCCTACCTCGGCCACCACCGCTTCACCGCCGGATACCGCTCCCCCTTCGAGGACGCACCGCGCACGCCCTCGCCCTCGTACCGCAAGGCGCAGGCCCTCATGCGGCCGTCCCAGCAGCTCAGCGAGCACGCGGCGAAGCAGCTCCTGCGCGCCTACGGGATACGGGTGCCCCGCGAGCAGCTGGTGACCAGCGCGGCGGCGGCGGTCCGCGCGGCCGGGCTGGTCGGCTACCCGGTGGTGATGAAGGCCTCGGGCCCGCAGCTGGGGCACAAGACGGAACTCGGCCTGGTGAAGATCGGCCTCACCTCGGCGAGCCAGATCCGTGACGCGTACCGGGAGCTGACCGACATCGCGCGCTACGAGAACGTGCCGCTCGACGGGATCCTGGTCTGCCAGATGGTGGAGCGGGGCGTGGAGATGGTCGTCGGCGTGACCCAGGACGACCTCTTCGGCCCCACGGTCACCGTCGGGCTGGGCGGGGTCCTGGTGGAGGTCCTGCACGACGCGGCGGTCCGCGTGCCGCCGTTCGGCGAGGACCAGGCGCGGGCGATGCTGAGGGAGCTGCGCGGGCATGCGCTGCTGGAGGGCGTACGGGGGGCGCCGCCGGCCGATGTGGACGCCCTGGTGGAGGTCGTCCTGCGGATCCAGCGGATGGCTCTCGAACTGGGCGACGAGCTGTCCGAGCTGGACATCAACCCGTTGATGGTGCTCCCCCGGGGGCAGGGGGCGGTGGCGCTGGACGCGCTGGCCATCTGCCGCTGA